One window of Abditibacteriota bacterium genomic DNA carries:
- a CDS encoding glycogen synthase has product MKILFAVAECLPFIKTGGLADVAGALPAELAKAGHEVRILMPGYDRIDKSGFRASSSPFTVNHMGRDIGMSLMESGRIPGVKTVLVCCDSLFHRGVLYGEPDDRHRFTVFCKAVMAYMVNQDWYADIVHCHDWHTALLPVYIRTAADYDPVWKKVRSIFTIHNLGYQGVFPPETVRDAGLDMGLFNSDALEYYGQANLMKGAIAFADKITTVSPTYAREILTPSFGEGLDGILRKRQGDLTGILNGLDYRLWDPAQDMALPARFSRYRQEGKAVCKRELLAGLGIDAAPDAPVLGIVSRLCRQKGFDALMYGMRDLLSYSDAIFIAQGTGDREYEDMMTALAADFPRSVRHIARYSEAMARRVYAGSDMFLMPSRYEPCGLGQMIALRYGALPFVHRTGGLSDTVTDADSSAAAPNGFVFDSLDPGVVKEQLWRAYLKYKREPEEWAALRSAALECRFGWDKSVAEYERVYRSCFEEPAQ; this is encoded by the coding sequence ATGAAAATACTATTCGCAGTGGCAGAGTGTCTGCCCTTTATCAAGACGGGAGGTCTGGCAGACGTGGCCGGGGCCCTGCCCGCGGAGCTGGCAAAGGCCGGGCACGAGGTAAGGATCCTGATGCCGGGCTACGACCGCATAGACAAAAGCGGCTTCAGGGCCTCTTCCTCTCCCTTTACGGTGAACCACATGGGCCGGGATATAGGCATGAGCCTGATGGAGAGCGGCCGGATACCCGGCGTGAAGACCGTACTGGTGTGCTGTGACTCCCTGTTCCATAGGGGCGTTCTCTACGGCGAGCCCGACGACAGGCACCGTTTCACCGTGTTTTGCAAGGCGGTGATGGCCTACATGGTCAATCAGGACTGGTATGCGGACATAGTCCACTGCCACGACTGGCACACGGCCCTGCTGCCGGTGTATATCAGGACGGCGGCAGACTACGACCCGGTGTGGAAGAAGGTCCGGAGCATATTCACCATCCACAATCTGGGCTATCAGGGAGTCTTTCCCCCGGAGACCGTGAGAGACGCAGGGCTGGACATGGGCCTCTTCAACTCCGACGCTCTGGAATACTACGGTCAGGCCAATCTCATGAAGGGCGCCATAGCCTTTGCCGACAAGATCACCACCGTGAGCCCCACCTACGCCCGGGAGATACTCACTCCCTCCTTCGGCGAAGGGCTGGACGGCATCCTGCGCAAGCGGCAGGGAGACCTGACAGGCATCCTCAACGGTCTGGACTACAGACTGTGGGACCCTGCTCAGGATATGGCTCTGCCGGCCCGGTTCTCCCGGTACCGTCAGGAGGGCAAGGCAGTGTGCAAACGGGAGCTGCTGGCCGGTCTGGGCATAGACGCGGCCCCCGACGCCCCGGTGCTGGGCATAGTGTCCCGGCTGTGCAGGCAGAAGGGCTTTGACGCTCTGATGTACGGCATGAGGGACCTCCTTTCCTATTCCGACGCTATATTCATAGCGCAGGGCACGGGAGACAGGGAATACGAGGATATGATGACCGCTCTCGCAGCCGACTTCCCCCGCTCCGTCCGCCATATAGCCAGATACAGCGAGGCCATGGCCAGGAGAGTGTATGCAGGCTCGGATATGTTCCTGATGCCCTCCCGCTACGAGCCCTGCGGTCTGGGACAGATGATCGCCCTGAGATACGGCGCCCTGCCCTTCGTCCACAGGACCGGCGGCCTTTCCGACACGGTGACGGACGCAGACAGCAGCGCAGCAGCGCCCAACGGCTTCGTCTTTGACTCTCTGGACCCGGGAGTGGTGAAGGAGCAGCTGTGGCGGGCCTATCTGAAATACAAGCGGGAGCCCGAAGAATGGGCTGCCCTGAGGAGCGCCGCTCTGGAATGCCGCTTCGGCTGGGACAAGTCGGTGGCGGAATACGAGAGGGTCTATCGCTCCTGCTTTGAGGAGCCGGCGCAATAA